The genomic window TTGTCGTCGTGCCGGTTGAGGATCATGGGCACCGCCGGGTTGTGGTACTTGAGCCGCGGGAGGTACTGGCGCCAGAACTTTCTATTTTTCCCCAGTGGTATTAGTCCCTGTGGGAATTGGGTCGCTTGGCGGGGGGACGAACCTGGCTCCCATGTGGCCGTTGGACATGCTCGTCGCAAAGTCCATGTGTATCCTTGTGACTTCGGGCGGCAGGATGGCGGCGCCTGGCCCGCAGCGGAGGTTGATTAACTGTTGGATTTTGTTAGACGCTGGAAGAGGACGGGGGCGGACGGGGGCGGACGGGGGCGGCGTACCCTCTGTTTGTTGTTAGTTTTGTAGATTGATGAGGTATTTCTTTGAGGGGGCTTACCTTTCTGAGGAGGTGTAATCGCTCTCCTAGGGAGCGCATCTTGTTACCGTTTATGGGAGCTTGGTATCGGGTGAGGTGGTTCTTGGAGGTTTGAAGTCGTCAATTGGAAATTCTGGCCCACACCCTGGTTGGCGGACCGGCTTTCATCCGTGGTGTGACGGGACCCTTGTTTTGGGGCCTTTTTTTAATTTGGAGCTGCAAGCTCGCCAGCCAGGTGGAATTTGAATCTTTACGTTTTTTCGGTGTATTTATGAGGGATGCATCGCGTTTCGACGGCGCGCTTGCTCAGTAGGGCACTGGGGATAGGGGAGCGTGCGGCGAGCGTCCCCGTCTTTCTGTGCCCTGCCGTCGGTCTACGCAGCTCGCCTGCTCCCCGGGCGCCGGGGCATCTTGCGAGATCGAGCCGCCGGTTCAACAGCACGGGAGTTTCTGCGAGGGCGGTTGAGGATGGGCCGCCGGCGCGGGTAGACCAGCTGGTGAGGCAGCTTCCAGTTACGTGTAGCGGGTGCGGAGCGTTTGCGCAGACCGGTGATGCGCAGCAGCTGGGGTACTTTGACTTGCAGAGCAGGAGGGTGCGCAATTGGCTTCATCCGCGGAGGAGCGAGAGACCGGGcagcgccgcggcggccgaggacaagattgTGGATGATGTCTTGAAGGGCTTGGATGAGGAGCGACTGGAGGCTTTGGGGTTGCGCGCGGAGAGCATGATGGAGGATGCGAGCGCCAGGGATTTGGAGAGTAAGTGCCACGGCTGGGTGGGCGGTCTTGAGCTTGGGATTGACCGGTATTGGGATTTTACTGACgggggattttttttaaatctaGGACTTGTCACGGAAAAGCCGCCTGTTTGCGACAGATGCCACGACTTGATGCACCACAACATGGCGACCGACACGGCAAAGCTCACCATGCACCACCCGACGGTGGAATCGCTGCGGGACACCATTGAGGAGTCGCCGTACAAGTATAACCACATCTACCATGTTAtcgacgccgccgacttTCCCATGTCGCTCGTCCCGCGGCTCAATGTCTTGCTGGGCGACATTCCCCTGCGGTCAAGGAATCGGCGCTCGCGGTCAAGCAAGTTCCACAATGACCGCAAGACAGAGATGAGCTTCATCATCACGAGGGGGGACCTGCTCGGCCCCACCAAGGAGATTGTGGACTCCATGATGCCGTATCTCCGTGACGTTTTGAGAGACGCCCTGGGCAGACTGGGCGGCCGCGTGCGTCTGGGGAACTTGAAGTGCGTCAGCGCCAAGAGGGGCTGGTGGACAAAGGATGTGAAGGAGGATATTTGGAACAGAGGAGGCGCCGGATGGATGGTCGGCAAGGTCAACGTCGGCAAGAGCCAGCTGTTTGAAGCCGTGTTTCCCAAGGGCAGGATGGGCGACAGCAACAAGAGAGACACCGGCCGGCCGGCACCTACGCCTGCGCAGGCTGCCGACGACGCCTACGGCCAACAGGAAGCCTGGGAGGACCTTAACGTCGGCGAGCTGCTTCCCCCGCCGCAACCCACCCGAAACTACCCTTCCATGCCGGTCGTTTCCTCGCTCCCCGGCACCACGGCGTCGCCCATCCGCGTACCGTTTGGAAATGGCAAAGGCGAACTCATCGACCTCCCGGGCCTCGCGCGAAGCGACCTTGAGCTGTTTGTCAAGGAACCCCACCGTCAGTCCCTCATCATGAAGAAACGCATCGTCCCCGAACAGGTCGCCGTCAAATACGGCAAGTCGCTGctcctgggcggcggcctcaTCCGCATCACGCCTCGCACGCCGGACATGGTCTTCCTCATGTACAACTTTACCCCCATCGACGAGCATCTCACCATGACGGAAAAGGCAATTGGGTTCCAGGAGCAGACGCGTGAGTCTATCGGCCTCGAAAACATCACCCTTGCCGGTGTCGGGGGGAGGATGAAGCACGCAGGGACGTTTAAGCTGTGCCATGACGTTACCAAGAAGCGCGCCGGGCCGCTGACGCGCAAGAACGCCGTGGGACTCCAGGTTGACCGGTTGCCGTTTCGGGTTGTGTCGGTGGACATCCTGATCGAGGGCGTCGGGTACGTCGAGGTGGTTGCGCAGGTGAGAGCAAGGGAGTTTGAGCGGTGGGAACGCATACAGGCGGATATTGAGCGGGCCGCGGCcgtggagggcgaggacgccGAGTATGTTGCTGCCGCGCCCGGGGAAGAGCCGTCGTCGCAGGATCCGTTTaaggagatgatgaggaaCAGGAGAGATGTGCTGGGCGAGGATGGACCGGCGGTCAAGGCGCGGTCAAGGTTACCCGAGCCGGATTGGCCTGCGGTGGATGTCTTCTCCCCCGAAGGCAAGTTTGTGGACTCGAGGAAGCCGATTAACGGGTGGTTGAATAACAAGCCGAGGGTTCTGGCGGAGCATAAGAAGatgcggccgaggaggagcatGAGGGGGGCCAAGAAGAgggccaagatggagagGCGCAAGGGCGAGTGAGGTGTTTGGTTTGGATGTGTATGTATGATGGTTGAGCTGTACAGTATGTATAATACCACTCTATGATGCATGTGCTATTTGTATTTGGGCTCGCAGATGGCGCGTGTAATGGCTCTTGTGAGTTATTGTGAACCCGACTTATAACTACATGCCCACAGCTCCCGCATTGTTGATGTAGATTGTGCACCAGTGTAGATACCTCGGTAGGTAGTCTGCGTTTGGTGACATGACGAAACGGGATCGACAGAGACGAGTGGCGTGCGTGGAACGTGCAAATGGTGGGGGCGGATCATCCCACCCCAACCTAAAAGAGCAGCCATTGATTGCAACTCCCGGATTTTCGACATTCTCCTCACTGCAATCCCAAGAAACGTCATCCGCCTCGTGTAGAAACCAGCTTCACCGCGCACACCTGCCTCACCCTAGACAATTTCCAGAATAGAGTGTATCTAGACTCACCGCATTAGAGACGCCACCCCCCCTAACAGCGGACGTAGCCCCGACGCTGCCGACCCTCTGCACGCGACGACGACCATGACAGATAGACAACGCCAACAAGCCGCCCCGGCGCCCTCAACGTCCCAGACACAAACACAGACCGGACCGCAGACAGAAACACAGCGCATCTTGCGTCTACGCGGCGGCCACAACGCAAGTGGGCGATCAGTACAGTGGGCGGAGGATGTAGTAGACAACGAAGGCTTGGGCAGGAAGAGCTCCAAGGGTAAGTATTCTCGACCCGGGAATGGTTGCGCTTTGCGCCATCTTTTTTCTCATTTGAGAGGGCGTCTGGCGTACTGACCGTTGCTTCTAGTTTGCTGCATATACCACAAACCAAAAGGCGTAGACGAGTCCAGCGACgagtcgtcctcgtcgtcggatTCCGACACCGACTCGGAGCCGGAGAGCGCGAGGGGAGACGGCAAGAAGGCGCCCGCGTGTGGTGGCCATTCGCATGGCCGTGCGAGGAGGCCCAAGGACGGGCGTAGGCAGAAGAGGCCGCCGAGCCCGAATGCGTATGAAAAGGTGCCGAAACAGAAGCCCAAGGAGGAGTCCAAGTAAGGCCTGCGGTGACGATTAAGGAATTGGCATTGTTATTACTGTTTGTGCTCTTATGGCTGCATGTTTTGGTTTGCGTTACGCTTCGTTGCGCAAGGGGCCTTGGAGCGCATGGGGTTTCTGCGGCGTATACAACATGGGTAGGGATTATGAATATAATTGGCGCTGAAATGATGCTGGGGAAATGAACTTGGTCTTTTGCGAGGCTGTTTGCCAACGGGTGATGGTGGGGATTGGGTAGATGGGTGTTGCTGGTAGTGAGGCGCTGAGCCATCAGTTCAtgttgttgttttgatgttcGAATGTGTTTAGTGTTTGGACGCCGAGCTGCCATCTTGAATCTTTAACGCATCGATGCGCCTGGAACCTCTCATGCGACTTGCTATTTCACAGCTTCTCTGGCTCAGACCGGTACTTTGTCTTCCTGACTCTGGCCTGTTCCGCGCGGAGCAATATCGACAGCCGGCTCCTGTTGCTGATGTTACGAGTAGGGATGCGATCTTGGTCAGGGGTACACGGACACATGGCTTGATGAAGACGCGGGGTGATGAGGGCTTAATGTTACATTGTAGAGTGAGAGGGGAAAAGTACTCGACCAGACTGATGCCTGGCTATCTGGCACCATTATACTACGTTGTAGAATAAGTATATTAGTATACATGGTAACTAAACCATTGATCGGGTATTTTTCTTTGAAACCGTGACACCAGCTGTCTACCATCAATTACACATCCTAATTGTACATTCACTTGTGCCTCCTTCAGCATCTGTAGCATCCAGAACTCGGCAGGAAAGGGGGTCTTGGAAATCCTCCATCAGCCAAACGGGCCATGTAGATGCTCGGTGCTCACCACCAGGCAACAGGTCCTTCACCTCGATGGCCTTACGTCTTCTGACTCTCAACAACAAAATACTTGCCCGCCTTCCTGCCCGCCGTCCCTATAACATCCCACTTCTCGCTGCTCTCATCTTCAATCCTTGTCCGCACCCTCCTCGGACGCTGGTAATGCCCTACGTGCTCTTCTGCATCCAAAAGCCCCTGCATATCTGCAAGAGTGATTGTGTTCTCACGCCTGGCCTCTTCCGTCTCGTCTTGAATCGCACGCAGTGGTTCGACGCCAGTTGTATCGACGCGCTGGACGGCGCGGACAAAGTGGAGTTGGTCTTGGAGGGTGGATATCATGGTGTTTTCTTCCGAGGGCGTCTGGGGTAGGGGCAGCGCAGCGAGGCGCAGGAGGTGGTGTAGCTGTGAGCTTGTTATCTTCTCCGTTGCCGccggtgctgctgctgttgttgtcggTGGTGGGTGGCGGAGAGATCTCACGGACCAGGTTGGCTTGGAGAGCATCTCGGCGGGTGACGGTTTGCAGGATGTCGACAGGAAGTGCTGCCAGGGACGCAGGGCGCGGCGCAGGAGGCAGCGGCAGCTTGTGCAGAGCGGCATTGTTGGCCGTGTGCTGTTGGGGCACCGAgattttttccctctttgtCTTTGTCTGTGAGGTGGTAAAGACGGACACACTGGATGCATCAAAGTCGAGCTTGGAGTCGCAAGAGCTCCATGAGCTCCACCTGCGACCGGGGAGGGGCCTCTACCGTGACGCTTTGTGGTGGCGTTTCACCAATCCGCAGCTGAGGGGTGTCGTCAGTCAGTGTGTGTCTCATGGCTCCGTCTTCCattgccaaccaccaccttGTCCAACTTACAACCTACAACCTTGACATCGAATCATCACTACCTCACCATCGCAGCTATACGGGTCATCAACAAATAGCTTCTCGTTACTATTTAGCATTGAAAAGGCACGATCCGCAGCCATGCCTCGAGATCCTCACACTCTGCTCAAACAGGTGCGGCCAACCCTGCTCCCCTTCCGCTGCCGGGATTCCCAACTGATGCCTTTGTTTGGCGATGCAGGCGGAGAAGAAACTGTCCGGTGGCGACGGCTTCTGGGGCTTCTTGAGCGACAAAAGTGGAAACGACAGTGATGGAGCGGATTTACTTGAAAAGGCAGCTAATGCTTTCCT from Metarhizium brunneum chromosome 2, complete sequence includes these protein-coding regions:
- the YPI1 gene encoding Type 1 phosphatases regulator YPI1 yields the protein MHRVSTARLLSRALGIGERAASVPVFLCPAVGLRSSPAPRAPGHLARSSRRFNSTGVSARAVEDGPPARVDQLVRQLPVTCSGCGAFAQTGDAQQLGYFDLQSRRVRNWLHPRRSERPGSAAAAEDKIVDDVLKGLDEERLEALGLRAESMMEDASARDLERLVTEKPPVCDRCHDLMHHNMATDTAKLTMHHPTVESLRDTIEESPYKYNHIYHVIDAADFPMSLVPRLNVLLGDIPLRSRNRRSRSSKFHNDRKTEMSFIITRGDLLGPTKEIVDSMMPYLRDVLRDALGRLGGRVRLGNLKCVSAKRGWWTKDVKEDIWNRGGAGWMVGKVNVGKSQLFEAVFPKGRMGDSNKRDTGRPAPTPAQAADDAYGQQEAWEDLNVGELLPPPQPTRNYPSMPVVSSLPGTTASPIRVPFGNGKGELIDLPGLARSDLELFVKEPHRQSLIMKKRIVPEQVAVKYGKSLLLGGGLIRITPRTPDMVFLMYNFTPIDEHLTMTEKAIGFQEQTRESIGLENITLAGVGGRMKHAGTFKLCHDVTKKRAGPLTRKNAVGLQVDRLPFRVVSVDILIEGVGYVEVVAQVRAREFERWERIQADIERAAAVEGEDAEYVAAAPGEEPSSQDPFKEMMRNRRDVLGEDGPAVKARSRLPEPDWPAVDVFSPEGKFVDSRKPINGWLNNKPRVLAEHKKMRPRRSMRGAKKRAKMERRKGDPDAADPLHATTTMTDRQRQQAAPAPSTSQTQTQTGPQTETQRILRLRGGHNASGRSVQWAEDVVDNEGLGRKSSKVCCIYHKPKGVDESSDESSSSSDSDTDSEPESARGDGKKAPACGGHSHGRARRPKDGRRQKRPPSPNAYEKVPKQKPKEESK